The following is a genomic window from Acidobacteriota bacterium.
ACCCGGAGCGGGAGATGGAATCGGTCCACATCGGCCGGCTCCTCCTGTCGGAGCTGCGCCGGATCGACAAGGTCGCCTACCTCCGCTTCGCCTCCGTCTACCTGGAGTTCGAGGACGTCAGCGAGTTCATGACCACGATCAACGAACTGATCGAGAAGAAGTAGGGGACCATGCGAAACCTGCGCCGCGCGGCCCAGGAAATGGCGGAGATGCGATCGGCCGACCTGATCCGGCAGCACCACGACGTCTGGGACGAGCTTGCCAGCGGCGTCTGGGTCCCCTACGCCGACATCTGCCAGACGGAGAGCCGGGTCACGGTGCGGGTCGAACTCCCGGGGGTGGCCCCCTCCGATGTCCGGATCGAGTTCACGGCGGGCGTGCTCCGCGTCGGGGGGATCAAGAGGGAGCGGCGGCGGCGCCGGATCGAGCGCTACCTCTGCCTCGAGCGCCGGTACGGCCGCTTCCAGCGGAGCCTCCGCATCGACGGGAGCGTGAATCCGCGCAAGGCGCGTGCCTGGCTCGACCGGGGCATTCTCACCGTCGAGCTGCCCCGGCTGCGCCAGCGGGCGGGCGCCGTCGTCATCCCCTTGGGGGCCGGGCCGGACTGACAGCCGCGCCGGGAGAGCCGGGCGGGTGGACGAGGGAACATGCCGAAGGAGGGGGCGCCGATGGGGATGCCGGACGCGAACGAGGG
Proteins encoded in this region:
- a CDS encoding Hsp20/alpha crystallin family protein: MRNLRRAAQEMAEMRSADLIRQHHDVWDELASGVWVPYADICQTESRVTVRVELPGVAPSDVRIEFTAGVLRVGGIKRERRRRRIERYLCLERRYGRFQRSLRIDGSVNPRKARAWLDRGILTVELPRLRQRAGAVVIPLGAGPD